Genomic DNA from Streptomyces sp. PCS3-D2:
TGTGCGGCCAGCTGGCGCAGGTGGTAGCTGGTGGATCCGCTGGACTCCCCGAGGCGTTCGGCCAGCCGGGAGGCGGTGGCGGGGCCCTCCCGGCGTAGCTCGGCCAGCAGCAGCATCCGCAGGGGGTGGGCGAGGCCGCGCAGGGCGCGGGCGTCGAGCATGCGCAGGCTGGGCGTCACGGGCTCGCGGCCCGCGGAGGGTGCGCTTTCGGGACGGCTTTGGGGTCGGCTCTCGGGCATGCCCCGACCCTAGAGATGCAAAGGATTCTCTGCAACGGTTTTTGCAGAGAATCCTTTGCATAGAACTCTGTGCGTCACGCCCCGCGTCACCGGGTCCGGGCGTCGTCCCCGGCCGCCTGCTCCACCAGCGGGATGATCCGGAAGGGCACCGGGTTCTCCATCACGATCGCCGTCGAGGCCCGGACGATCCCGTCGAAGCCGACGACGCGGTCGATCACCCGCTGGAGATCGGCGTTGGAGCGGGCCACCAGCCGGCACAGCATGTCCCCGTGCCCGGTGGTGGTGTGCAGCTCCAGCACCTCCGGGACCCCGTCCAGGTGCGCCCGAACGTCGGCTCCCTGGCCCTGCTTGATCTCCAGCGTGGCGAAGGCGGTCACCGGGTACCCCAGGGCCGTCGGGTCGACCTGTGGCCCGAATCCGCGGATGACCCCGCCGGACTGGAGCCGGTCCAGGCGTGCCTGGACCGTCCCGCGGGCCACGCCCAGCCGGCGCGAGGCCTCCAGCACCCCGATCCGGGGCTCGCGCGCCAGCAGGACGATGAGCCGGCCGTCGAGATCGTCGATGCCCATGGATGCCTCCGGGTGCCCACGCGTACGCACGGGTGGTCATAGTGCACAGATGTCTTAGCCATGCTCCGACCATGCTGTGCAGTTTGTACAGTCATTCAGGAAACTATTGCGCAGCTTGTGGATCGGCGGGAATCTGCGCTCATGACTGAGTCTCTGGCGAACCTCGAAACCACCCCGCACACCGCGCGTGAGGCGGACCCGTTCCCGGTGAAGGGCATGGACGCGGTCGTCTTCGCCGTCGGCAACGCCAAGCAGGCCGCGCACTACTACTCGACCGCCTTCGGCATGAAGCTCGTCGCCTACTCCGGACCGGAGAACGGCAGCCGCGAGACGGCCAGCTACGTGCTGACCAACGGCTCCGCCCGCTTCGTGCTGACCTCGGTCATCAAGGCGACGACCGACCACGGCCGCTTCCTCGCCGAGCACGTCACCGAGCACGGCGACGGCGTCATCGACCTCGCCATCGAGGTCCCCGACGCCCGCGCCGCCTACGCGTACGCCGTCGAGCAGGGCGCCCGCGGCCTGGACGAGCCGTACGAGGTCAAGGACGAG
This window encodes:
- a CDS encoding Lrp/AsnC family transcriptional regulator — encoded protein: MGIDDLDGRLIVLLAREPRIGVLEASRRLGVARGTVQARLDRLQSGGVIRGFGPQVDPTALGYPVTAFATLEIKQGQGADVRAHLDGVPEVLELHTTTGHGDMLCRLVARSNADLQRVIDRVVGFDGIVRASTAIVMENPVPFRIIPLVEQAAGDDARTR